Proteins encoded by one window of Juglans regia cultivar Chandler chromosome 15, Walnut 2.0, whole genome shotgun sequence:
- the LOC108993158 gene encoding U3 small nucleolar RNA-associated protein 21 homolog isoform X1, whose translation MGIFEPYRALGYITSSVPFSVQRLGTETFVTVSVGKAFQVYNCEKLNLVIVGPQLPKKIRALASYREYTFVAYGNEIAVFKRAHQVANWNRHSAKVNLLLLFGEHILSVDVEGNMFMWTFKGINQTSAPFGHILLGEKFTPSCIVHPDTYLNKVILGSQEGSLQLWNISTKKKLYEFKGWNSAISSCVSSPALDVVAVGCADGKIHVHNIRYDEELVTFTHSTRGAVTALSFSTDGQPLLASGGSSGVISIWNLEKRRLQSVIRDAHDSSIISLHFFANEPALLSSSADNSIKKWKFGTSDGDPNLHSFRCGHSAPPLCIRFYADGRFILSAGQDRAFRLFSVIQDKQSKELSQHHVSKRAKKLRVKEEEIKLKPVISFDCAEIRERDWCNVVTCHMDTAQAYVWRLKHFVLGEHILNPCPEDPTPVKACAISACGNFAVLGTAGGWMERFNLQSGISRGSYLDMSERRSCAHDGEVVGVACDATNTLLISAGYHGDIKVWDFKARELKFRWEVGSSVVKIVYHRVNGLLATVGDDFIIRLFDVVALRMVRKFEGHTDRITDLCFSEDGKWLMSSSMDGSLRIWDVILARQIDAMQVDVPVTALSLSPNMDVLATTHVDQNGVYLWVNQAMFSGASNANSYGTGKEVLSVKLPPVSSMESSQAEDSDEPVVNHLQSKDAPAFRSQDQQIPDLVTLSLLPKSQWQSLINLDIIKVRNKPIEPPKKPEMAPFFLPSVPSLSGEILFKPSKIAIEERDAKVDEVENNRRQSGMPTSQFLQLLQSSMEMKNFSAFTEYIKGLSPSTLDVELRMLQIIDDDDQQEPDKRPELFTIDLLLDYFIHEISCRNDFEFIQAVIRLFLKIHGETVRRQSRLQEKARKLLEIQSTVWQRVDKLFQSARCMVTFLSNSQF comes from the exons ATGGGAATATTCGAACCGTATAGAGCTCTAGGGTACATAACGAGCAGCGTCCCCTTCTCCGTCCAGCGACTTGGCACCGAAACCTTCGTTACCGTCAGCGTTGGCAAAGCTTTCCAAGTTTACAAT tgcGAGAAGCTTAATCTGGTTATTGTCG GTCCTCAATTGCCAAAGAAGATTCGCGCTCTTGCTTCCTATCGCGAGTACACATTTGTTGCCTATGGGAATGAGATTGCGGTTTTCAAGCGTGCTCACCAG GTAGCAAATTGGAACAGGCATAGTGCTAAAGTCAATTTGTTGCTGCTGTTTGGAGAACATATCCTTAGTGTTGATGTTGAAGGTAACATGTTCATGTGGACATTTAAAGGAATCAACCAGACTTCTGCTCCCTTTGGACACATCTTGCTAGGTGAAAAATTTACTCCTAGCTGTATAGTGCATCCAGATACTTATTTGAATAAG GTTATTCTTGGGAGCCAGGAAGGTTCTCTGCAGCTTTGGAACATTAGTACAAAGAAAAAGCTCTATGAGTTCAAGGGCTGGAACTCAGCTATATCCAGTTGTGTTTCATCACCAGCACTTGATGTTGTTGCAGTTGGCTGTGCTGATGGAAAGATTCATGTTCACAACATTCGTTATGATGAGGAATTGGTTACCTTCACTCATTCTACACGAGGTGCTGTGACTGCCTTATCTTTCAGCACAG ATGGACAACCTCTTCTAGCCTCCGGAGGTTCATCTGGTGTCATCAGCATATGGAATCTTGAAAAAAGAAGGCTCCAATCAGTAATAAGAGATGCTCATGATAGTTCGATAATTTCATTGCATTTTTTTGCCAACGAGCCTGCCTTATTGAGTTCCTCAGCAGACAACTCTATTAAG AAGTGGAAATTTGGCACGAGTGATGGAGATCCTAATCTTCACAGCTTTAGATGTGGACACAGTGCTCCTCCACTTTGCATAAG GTTTTATGCGGATGGGAGGTTCATTCTATCTGCTGGACAGGATCGTGCCTTCCGCCTTTTCTCTGTAATTCAG GACAAGCAAAGTAAAGAGCTTTCACAGCACCATGTATCTAAACGAGCCAAGAAACTGAGGGTGAAG gAAGAAGAGATAAAATTGAAGCCTGTTATTTCATTTGATTGCG CTGAAATTAGAGAGCGGGATTGGTGCAATGTGGTTACATGTCATATGGATACTGCACAGGCATATGTGTGGAGACTTAAACACTTTGTTCTTGGTGAGCATATTCTGAATCCATGCCCAGAAGATCCAACACCTGTTAAG GCCTGTGCCATTTCTGCATGTGGCAATTTTGCCGTGTTAGGGACAGCAGGTGGTTGGATGGAACGATTCAATCTTCAGTCAGGAATCAGCCGAGGCAGCTATCTGGACatgtcagaaagaagaagctgTGCCCATGATGGGGAAGTAGTTGGAGTTGCTTGTGATGCAACAAATACTCTCTTGATAAGTGCAGGATATCATGGAGACATAAAg GTATGGGATTTCAAGGCACGTGAACTAAAATTCAGATGGGAAGTTGGTTCTTCTGTTGTTAAGATTGTTTACCATCGCGTTAATG GTCTTTTGGCTACTGTAGGTGATGATTTCATTATCcgtttgtttgatgttgtggcaTTAAGAATGGTACGTAAATTTGAAGGCCATACGGATCGTATTACAGATTTGTGTTTTAGTGAGGATGGAAAATGGCTCATGTCATCAAGTATGGATGGAAGTCTTCGAATCTGGGATGTTATCTTAGCACGACAGATAGATGCTATGCAAGTTGATGTTCCTGTCACAGCCTTGTCTCTGTCTCCAAATATGGATGTTTTAGCAACTACCCACGTGGATCAAAATGGGGTCTACTTATG GGTGAATCAGGCGATGTTTTCTGGAGCTTCAAATGCCAATTCCTACGGAACTGGAAAAGAAGTTCTGAGCGTTAAGCTGCCTCCTGTCTCTTCAATGGAAAGTTCCCAAGCTGAGGATTCTGATGAACCTGTTGTGAACCACTTGCAGTCTAAGGATGCTCCTGCTTTCCGGTCTCAAGATCAGCAAATCCCTGATCTGGTTACCCTCTCATTATTGCCTAAAAGCCAGTGGCAAAGCTTGATCAATCTAGACATCATAAAG GTCCGCAATAAGCCAATTGAGCCTCCAAAGAAACCTGAAATGGCTCCCTTCTTCTTGCCTTCTGTTCCATCTCTCTCTGGAGAAATATTGTTTAAGCCTAGTAAGATAGCAATTGAAGAGAGAGATGCAAAAGTTGACGAGGTGGAAAACAACAGGAGGCAATCTGGCATGCCAACATCCCAATTTCTGCAACTCCTTCAGTCTTCTATGGAGAtgaaaaatt TTTCGGCATTTACTGAGTATATTAAAGGTTTGTCTCCATCAACTTTGGATGTGGAACTTCGAATGCTTCAAATTATAGACGATGATGATCAGCAAGAACCAGATAAGAGGCCAGAGTTATTTACGATTGACTTACTTTTGGATTACTTTATACACGAGATCTCCTGCAGAAACgattttgagtttattcaaGCAGTCATCAGGTTGTTTCTGAAG ATACATGGAGAGACGGTTAGGCGCCAGTCAAGACTACAGGAGAAGGCAAGGAAGCTTCTAGAAATACAGTCCACGGTATGGCAAAGAGTAGACAAACTGTTCCAAAGTGCCAGATGCATGGTGACCTTTCTTAGCAATTCACAATTTTGA
- the LOC108993158 gene encoding WD repeat-containing protein 36 isoform X2 translates to MGMRLRFSSVLTRHSAKVNLLLLFGEHILSVDVEGNMFMWTFKGINQTSAPFGHILLGEKFTPSCIVHPDTYLNKVILGSQEGSLQLWNISTKKKLYEFKGWNSAISSCVSSPALDVVAVGCADGKIHVHNIRYDEELVTFTHSTRGAVTALSFSTDGQPLLASGGSSGVISIWNLEKRRLQSVIRDAHDSSIISLHFFANEPALLSSSADNSIKKWKFGTSDGDPNLHSFRCGHSAPPLCIRFYADGRFILSAGQDRAFRLFSVIQDKQSKELSQHHVSKRAKKLRVKEEEIKLKPVISFDCAEIRERDWCNVVTCHMDTAQAYVWRLKHFVLGEHILNPCPEDPTPVKACAISACGNFAVLGTAGGWMERFNLQSGISRGSYLDMSERRSCAHDGEVVGVACDATNTLLISAGYHGDIKVWDFKARELKFRWEVGSSVVKIVYHRVNGLLATVGDDFIIRLFDVVALRMVRKFEGHTDRITDLCFSEDGKWLMSSSMDGSLRIWDVILARQIDAMQVDVPVTALSLSPNMDVLATTHVDQNGVYLWVNQAMFSGASNANSYGTGKEVLSVKLPPVSSMESSQAEDSDEPVVNHLQSKDAPAFRSQDQQIPDLVTLSLLPKSQWQSLINLDIIKVRNKPIEPPKKPEMAPFFLPSVPSLSGEILFKPSKIAIEERDAKVDEVENNRRQSGMPTSQFLQLLQSSMEMKNFSAFTEYIKGLSPSTLDVELRMLQIIDDDDQQEPDKRPELFTIDLLLDYFIHEISCRNDFEFIQAVIRLFLKIHGETVRRQSRLQEKARKLLEIQSTVWQRVDKLFQSARCMVTFLSNSQF, encoded by the exons ATGGGAATGAGATTGCGGTTTTCAAGCGTGCTCACCAG GCATAGTGCTAAAGTCAATTTGTTGCTGCTGTTTGGAGAACATATCCTTAGTGTTGATGTTGAAGGTAACATGTTCATGTGGACATTTAAAGGAATCAACCAGACTTCTGCTCCCTTTGGACACATCTTGCTAGGTGAAAAATTTACTCCTAGCTGTATAGTGCATCCAGATACTTATTTGAATAAG GTTATTCTTGGGAGCCAGGAAGGTTCTCTGCAGCTTTGGAACATTAGTACAAAGAAAAAGCTCTATGAGTTCAAGGGCTGGAACTCAGCTATATCCAGTTGTGTTTCATCACCAGCACTTGATGTTGTTGCAGTTGGCTGTGCTGATGGAAAGATTCATGTTCACAACATTCGTTATGATGAGGAATTGGTTACCTTCACTCATTCTACACGAGGTGCTGTGACTGCCTTATCTTTCAGCACAG ATGGACAACCTCTTCTAGCCTCCGGAGGTTCATCTGGTGTCATCAGCATATGGAATCTTGAAAAAAGAAGGCTCCAATCAGTAATAAGAGATGCTCATGATAGTTCGATAATTTCATTGCATTTTTTTGCCAACGAGCCTGCCTTATTGAGTTCCTCAGCAGACAACTCTATTAAG AAGTGGAAATTTGGCACGAGTGATGGAGATCCTAATCTTCACAGCTTTAGATGTGGACACAGTGCTCCTCCACTTTGCATAAG GTTTTATGCGGATGGGAGGTTCATTCTATCTGCTGGACAGGATCGTGCCTTCCGCCTTTTCTCTGTAATTCAG GACAAGCAAAGTAAAGAGCTTTCACAGCACCATGTATCTAAACGAGCCAAGAAACTGAGGGTGAAG gAAGAAGAGATAAAATTGAAGCCTGTTATTTCATTTGATTGCG CTGAAATTAGAGAGCGGGATTGGTGCAATGTGGTTACATGTCATATGGATACTGCACAGGCATATGTGTGGAGACTTAAACACTTTGTTCTTGGTGAGCATATTCTGAATCCATGCCCAGAAGATCCAACACCTGTTAAG GCCTGTGCCATTTCTGCATGTGGCAATTTTGCCGTGTTAGGGACAGCAGGTGGTTGGATGGAACGATTCAATCTTCAGTCAGGAATCAGCCGAGGCAGCTATCTGGACatgtcagaaagaagaagctgTGCCCATGATGGGGAAGTAGTTGGAGTTGCTTGTGATGCAACAAATACTCTCTTGATAAGTGCAGGATATCATGGAGACATAAAg GTATGGGATTTCAAGGCACGTGAACTAAAATTCAGATGGGAAGTTGGTTCTTCTGTTGTTAAGATTGTTTACCATCGCGTTAATG GTCTTTTGGCTACTGTAGGTGATGATTTCATTATCcgtttgtttgatgttgtggcaTTAAGAATGGTACGTAAATTTGAAGGCCATACGGATCGTATTACAGATTTGTGTTTTAGTGAGGATGGAAAATGGCTCATGTCATCAAGTATGGATGGAAGTCTTCGAATCTGGGATGTTATCTTAGCACGACAGATAGATGCTATGCAAGTTGATGTTCCTGTCACAGCCTTGTCTCTGTCTCCAAATATGGATGTTTTAGCAACTACCCACGTGGATCAAAATGGGGTCTACTTATG GGTGAATCAGGCGATGTTTTCTGGAGCTTCAAATGCCAATTCCTACGGAACTGGAAAAGAAGTTCTGAGCGTTAAGCTGCCTCCTGTCTCTTCAATGGAAAGTTCCCAAGCTGAGGATTCTGATGAACCTGTTGTGAACCACTTGCAGTCTAAGGATGCTCCTGCTTTCCGGTCTCAAGATCAGCAAATCCCTGATCTGGTTACCCTCTCATTATTGCCTAAAAGCCAGTGGCAAAGCTTGATCAATCTAGACATCATAAAG GTCCGCAATAAGCCAATTGAGCCTCCAAAGAAACCTGAAATGGCTCCCTTCTTCTTGCCTTCTGTTCCATCTCTCTCTGGAGAAATATTGTTTAAGCCTAGTAAGATAGCAATTGAAGAGAGAGATGCAAAAGTTGACGAGGTGGAAAACAACAGGAGGCAATCTGGCATGCCAACATCCCAATTTCTGCAACTCCTTCAGTCTTCTATGGAGAtgaaaaatt TTTCGGCATTTACTGAGTATATTAAAGGTTTGTCTCCATCAACTTTGGATGTGGAACTTCGAATGCTTCAAATTATAGACGATGATGATCAGCAAGAACCAGATAAGAGGCCAGAGTTATTTACGATTGACTTACTTTTGGATTACTTTATACACGAGATCTCCTGCAGAAACgattttgagtttattcaaGCAGTCATCAGGTTGTTTCTGAAG ATACATGGAGAGACGGTTAGGCGCCAGTCAAGACTACAGGAGAAGGCAAGGAAGCTTCTAGAAATACAGTCCACGGTATGGCAAAGAGTAGACAAACTGTTCCAAAGTGCCAGATGCATGGTGACCTTTCTTAGCAATTCACAATTTTGA